In Cycloclasticus sp., a single genomic region encodes these proteins:
- a CDS encoding ComF family protein: MNNWSNIAQSTLYPLTCFICNQTGHNELDLCQPCLLDLQSIELSCNICDIELTTESSTCGRCLKTAPYFDQVTSLYRYDGIAQFLIQSLKFQAKHSCARTMGTLMARHFNRLDKQPDALIAVPLHPKRLRERGFNQSTYIARYIHKELNIPLIHQALKRVVNTTSQATLKAAERRKNLNNAFYYEATGKIKSVAIIDDVVTTGATANEIAKTLKQQGVQRVEIWAFARA, encoded by the coding sequence ATGAACAACTGGTCAAATATTGCTCAATCAACCCTTTATCCATTAACTTGTTTTATCTGTAATCAGACTGGCCATAATGAGCTTGACCTTTGCCAGCCTTGTTTACTGGACCTGCAATCAATTGAACTAAGTTGTAACATCTGTGATATTGAGCTAACGACCGAATCGTCCACCTGTGGCAGGTGCTTAAAAACCGCACCCTATTTTGATCAAGTCACCTCGCTATACCGATATGACGGTATCGCACAGTTTTTAATCCAGTCACTCAAGTTTCAAGCCAAGCATAGCTGCGCTAGAACAATGGGCACATTAATGGCTCGCCACTTCAACAGGCTCGACAAACAGCCAGACGCCCTTATCGCTGTTCCGTTACACCCAAAACGGCTAAGAGAACGCGGTTTCAACCAATCGACGTATATCGCGCGATATATTCACAAGGAACTCAACATCCCGCTTATTCATCAAGCGCTTAAAAGAGTTGTCAATACCACTAGCCAAGCGACGTTGAAGGCCGCTGAACGTCGGAAAAATTTAAATAATGCTTTTTATTATGAAGCAACGGGGAAGATAAAATCGGTCGCCATTATCGACGACGTAGTGACAACAGGGGCCACCGCCAATGAAATTGCCAAAACGTTAAAGCAACAAGGCGTACAACGCGTTGAAATTTGGGCCTTTGCCCGAGCCTAA
- the ubiA gene encoding 4-hydroxybenzoate octaprenyltransferase — protein sequence MRLHLKKSNLEAYWLLTRMHKPIGSLLLLWPMYWALWIASNGQPDLLVFIVFTLGVVFMRSAGCVINDYADRHIDPYVSRTKDRPIASGQVEPIEALQLFAVLIFASFLLVLLMNALTIWLSLGAVFLASLYPFMKRHTHLPQVFLGMAFGWAVPMVFAAQTNAVPPIAWLVFVATVIWAVVYDTMYAMVDREDDLKIGVKSTAILFGDMDRVLIGFFQFLFFIALIMIGQKTDMGLAYSAAVFMALLLSIYHQYLIRDREPAKCMVAFLNNNWLGLVVFVGIATDYAVRGYIS from the coding sequence ATGAGGCTTCATTTAAAAAAATCAAATCTTGAGGCGTATTGGTTGTTAACGCGAATGCATAAGCCGATAGGTAGTTTGTTATTACTTTGGCCAATGTATTGGGCGCTTTGGATCGCCAGTAACGGTCAGCCAGATTTGCTTGTCTTCATTGTTTTTACTCTAGGTGTGGTGTTTATGCGTTCGGCGGGCTGCGTCATTAATGATTATGCCGACCGGCATATAGACCCATATGTGTCGCGCACAAAAGATAGGCCGATTGCTTCAGGCCAAGTAGAACCGATAGAGGCTTTGCAATTATTCGCGGTGCTGATTTTTGCATCGTTTCTATTGGTGTTATTGATGAACGCGCTAACGATTTGGTTGTCATTAGGAGCTGTTTTTTTGGCGAGCTTGTACCCGTTTATGAAACGTCATACGCATTTGCCACAGGTGTTTCTAGGGATGGCGTTTGGTTGGGCCGTGCCGATGGTCTTCGCAGCTCAAACAAACGCAGTGCCACCGATAGCATGGCTGGTATTTGTGGCAACGGTGATTTGGGCGGTTGTATACGACACCATGTATGCAATGGTTGACCGCGAAGACGATTTAAAAATAGGAGTGAAGTCCACCGCTATTTTATTTGGCGATATGGACAGGGTGTTGATCGGTTTTTTCCAATTCTTATTTTTTATTGCGCTGATTATGATTGGGCAAAAAACGGACATGGGTTTGGCTTATTCTGCGGCAGTGTTTATGGCACTCTTATTATCTATCTACCATCAATATTTGATTAGGGATCGAGAGCCAGCAAAATGCATGGTCGCGTTTTTAAATAATAACTGGCTAGGGCTGGTTGTTTTTGTCGGTATAGCGACAGACTATGCTGTCAGGGGCTATATAAGTTAG
- a CDS encoding chorismate lyase — protein sequence MKSINNFFVKEPAWRELSQWPLRTMPKHVVDWLLEPNSLTNRIKTTFHKPFSVSLKGQGLAKSFLADAQRLNQPPYRYALTREVELNIGGKPFVFARTTLPRKVAHNLQELTHLGSKPLGEVIFSYPDLKRVRLDLAKIDAAQLNITTRKLLAGQPYIWARRNTYQINKCTFLVSEFFLPALFESA from the coding sequence TTGAAGAGTATTAATAATTTTTTCGTCAAAGAACCCGCGTGGCGTGAGCTGAGTCAGTGGCCTTTGCGTACGATGCCGAAACATGTGGTCGATTGGTTGCTTGAGCCTAATTCGCTGACAAATCGTATAAAAACGACGTTTCATAAACCGTTTAGTGTCAGTTTGAAAGGGCAAGGCCTAGCAAAATCATTTTTGGCTGACGCTCAACGTTTAAATCAACCTCCGTACCGGTATGCATTAACTCGCGAAGTTGAATTGAATATAGGCGGCAAGCCCTTCGTATTTGCACGCACGACCTTGCCTAGAAAAGTAGCCCATAACCTACAAGAACTAACACATTTGGGCAGTAAGCCACTCGGTGAAGTTATTTTTAGCTACCCAGATCTCAAAAGAGTAAGACTTGATTTGGCTAAGATTGATGCGGCTCAATTAAATATAACAACGCGAAAGCTGCTTGCTGGACAGCCATATATCTGGGCGCGTCGAAATACTTATCAGATAAACAAGTGTACCTTCCTTGTGAGTGAGTTTTTCTTACCTGCCTTGTTTGAGAGCGCATGA
- the recG gene encoding ATP-dependent DNA helicase RecG: MKSCLDDLPITQLKGVGEKVSAKLQRLGIVTVADILFHLPFRYEDRSKLVAIGSLPVGESCLFEGQVELAEVVFRGRRSMLVRVSDGTGFVTLRFFHFSNTQKQAMKRGQWLRCFGDIKAHNKSGAADVVHPEYRLISEGQRGQIEEGLLAVYPVTEGLHQASFRKLIKQAFLLLQQGAVVRDCLPQQVINDRYLPTLADSLQQLHYPETMPPLDASKIPAFKRLIFEELLAHHLSLSRLKEGVQLNTAPSFSSDGKDRRHFLNSLGFDLTGAQHRVIQEIELDLAQQRPMQRLLQGDVGSGKTIVAACAALAATEAGFQVAIMAPTELLAEQHFKNFKSWLADLGVQVDWLVGQHKGKTYDAITADIREGRSGIVIGTQALFQEKVTFAKLGLVIIDEQHRFGVHQRLALRDKGAANGLHPHQLVMTATPIPRTLAMLGYADLDLSVIDELPPGRTAVTTSVVPVSKRERVIERIKQGVEDGRQVYWVCTLIEESEALQCQAAEVAAELLRERLTNLKIGLVHGRMKADEKQAVMQQFKQRELHILVATTVIEVGVDVPNASLMVIENAERLGLAQLHQLRGRVGRGQRASHCVLMYKPPLSKNANERLSIMRETTDGFKIAEKDMQLRGPGELLGKRQAGFMQFKVADMERDADVLEQVSECADNILRKQPELVEPLVHRWVANSVEYAQV; the protein is encoded by the coding sequence GTGAAAAGTTGTTTGGATGATTTGCCCATTACCCAGCTAAAGGGGGTCGGCGAAAAAGTGTCGGCTAAGTTACAGCGCTTAGGCATCGTAACAGTCGCGGATATCTTATTTCACCTGCCATTTAGGTACGAAGACAGAAGCAAGCTGGTGGCGATAGGGTCTTTGCCAGTTGGCGAGTCGTGCTTATTTGAAGGCCAAGTTGAATTGGCAGAAGTCGTGTTCAGAGGGCGCCGCTCAATGTTAGTTCGGGTAAGCGATGGTACCGGCTTCGTCACTCTACGATTCTTTCATTTCTCAAATACTCAAAAACAAGCGATGAAGCGCGGCCAGTGGTTACGCTGTTTTGGCGATATCAAAGCCCACAATAAATCGGGCGCTGCTGATGTTGTTCACCCAGAATACAGGCTTATTTCTGAGGGGCAACGTGGTCAGATTGAAGAAGGTCTGCTGGCCGTCTACCCAGTAACCGAGGGTTTGCATCAGGCGTCTTTTAGGAAGTTAATAAAGCAAGCGTTTTTGCTGCTTCAACAAGGGGCGGTGGTGCGCGATTGTTTACCTCAACAGGTTATAAATGATCGTTATTTGCCGACATTAGCAGATAGTTTGCAACAATTACATTACCCCGAAACGATGCCGCCACTGGACGCTAGTAAAATCCCCGCGTTTAAACGTTTAATATTCGAAGAGTTATTGGCTCATCATTTGAGTTTAAGTCGCTTAAAGGAAGGCGTGCAACTTAATACCGCGCCAAGTTTCAGTTCGGATGGAAAAGATAGACGACATTTTTTAAACTCTTTAGGCTTTGATTTAACGGGTGCGCAACATCGCGTTATTCAGGAGATAGAGTTGGACTTAGCTCAGCAACGTCCTATGCAGCGTTTGTTGCAAGGAGATGTGGGTTCGGGCAAGACGATTGTTGCGGCCTGCGCTGCACTAGCGGCAACAGAGGCCGGCTTTCAAGTCGCTATTATGGCGCCGACAGAATTACTGGCCGAGCAGCACTTTAAGAATTTCAAGTCGTGGCTAGCAGATCTGGGTGTTCAGGTGGATTGGTTAGTGGGGCAGCATAAGGGGAAAACCTACGATGCGATTACGGCAGATATCAGAGAAGGACGTTCTGGCATTGTGATTGGTACGCAGGCGTTGTTTCAGGAAAAGGTGACTTTTGCTAAATTAGGCTTGGTCATTATTGATGAGCAGCACCGATTTGGCGTGCACCAACGGTTAGCATTGCGTGACAAAGGTGCTGCGAATGGTTTGCACCCGCATCAGCTGGTCATGACGGCAACGCCTATCCCGAGAACACTGGCGATGCTTGGCTATGCTGATCTAGATTTATCGGTGATTGATGAATTACCGCCTGGGCGCACCGCGGTGACCACATCGGTGGTGCCAGTATCAAAACGAGAACGGGTTATTGAACGAATTAAACAGGGTGTTGAAGACGGCCGGCAAGTGTACTGGGTCTGTACCCTTATCGAAGAATCTGAAGCCTTACAATGTCAAGCGGCTGAGGTGGCGGCCGAGTTGTTGCGAGAAAGATTAACAAATTTAAAAATCGGCTTAGTGCATGGGCGGATGAAAGCGGATGAAAAGCAGGCCGTTATGCAACAATTCAAACAACGTGAGTTACATATATTGGTTGCTACAACGGTTATTGAAGTGGGTGTTGATGTACCCAATGCCAGTTTGATGGTGATTGAAAATGCGGAACGATTAGGCTTGGCACAACTGCATCAGTTGCGTGGTAGAGTGGGCAGAGGGCAGCGCGCTAGCCATTGTGTATTGATGTATAAGCCGCCATTATCAAAAAATGCCAACGAGCGATTATCGATTATGCGTGAAACGACGGATGGTTTTAAAATTGCCGAAAAAGATATGCAATTACGCGGTCCAGGTGAGTTGCTGGGCAAACGTCAGGCTGGATTTATGCAATTTAAAGTAGCGGATATGGAGCGTGATGCAGATGTGTTGGAACAAGTCAGTGAATGTGCGGACAATATTTTGCGAAAACAGCCAGAGTTAGTAGAACCTTTAGTTCACCGTTGGGTAGCTAATTCAGTAGAATATGCGCAAGTTTGA
- a CDS encoding RidA family protein, translating into MQKIVIHTDSAPEAIGTYSQAIKIDQTVYLSGQIPLVAETMVLVTGDIGDQIEQVLKNLTSVAQAAGGSLSDIVKLNIYLTDMADFPVVNEKMAEYFSQPYPARAAIGVAALPKDCSVEMDAVMVLGND; encoded by the coding sequence TTGCAAAAAATAGTTATTCATACGGATTCAGCGCCGGAAGCGATAGGCACGTATTCTCAAGCGATTAAAATTGATCAGACTGTTTACTTGTCAGGGCAGATTCCATTGGTAGCAGAAACAATGGTGCTGGTTACGGGTGATATTGGAGATCAAATAGAGCAGGTGTTGAAGAACTTAACCTCTGTAGCGCAAGCGGCGGGTGGCTCACTATCAGACATTGTTAAGCTTAATATTTATTTAACAGATATGGCCGATTTTCCTGTGGTAAATGAAAAAATGGCCGAGTATTTTTCACAACCGTACCCAGCTCGAGCGGCGATAGGTGTCGCGGCGTTACCAAAAGATTGTAGCGTCGAAATGGATGCCGTTATGGTGCTAGGTAACGACTAA
- a CDS encoding bifunctional (p)ppGpp synthetase/guanosine-3',5'-bis(diphosphate) 3'-pyrophosphohydrolase, protein MEVETKKTSELPQVVLLAELMSVLTEYLPVAQLEQVEKAYQVASDAHLGQYRLSGEDYICHPVAVALILSHMKLDVDCIMAALMHDVLEDTETTFDDLEASFNKDVAGLVEAVSKLTKINFKTREEAQAENMRKMFLAMAKDLRVIIIKLADRLHNMRTISVMKPASKRRIAKETLDIYAPIAHRLGMHEFRLELEDLSFEAMFPRRKAIISKSIKKARGNRKEVVDKVEKLLIDGFLETNFPGVISGREKNLYSIYRKMKRQSIPFNEVFDVYAFRVIVETKGECYQALGVLHNLFKPIPGKFKDYIALPKSNGYQSLHTVLVGPFGVPIELQIRTLEMNRVAESGIAAHWLYKTTDVVHDTQVRAHEWLRNLLETQKDSEDSFEFIDTLKVALFPTEIFVFSPKGKIVKLPKGSTAVDFAFAVHTDVGMTCAGAKINRRMEPLHTVLRNGQTVEIMTSDFAVCNPNWLNFVVTNKARHAIRHHLKEFKERDAIALGGQLLNAEFTSAGLNFGELDPEQLNAFLDEQQIGSLDALLMDLGFGNRMPLLVAQHLMMAAGAEESPIDIAKGKQSTATLNIHGADGMLINLGTCCRPVPGDKIIGFFNPGRGVVVHRIHCKNTREFKRKHKNWLSVQWSDLVEGDFSSDLALELKNERGVLAAITSIFSSYDCNIENIKIASRSEDASSDVFTITVRDRKHLARVMRRLRGLSALTKITRIRN, encoded by the coding sequence ATGGAAGTAGAGACAAAAAAAACAAGTGAACTACCACAAGTAGTGTTGTTAGCCGAATTAATGTCGGTGCTGACTGAGTACCTGCCTGTGGCCCAATTAGAACAAGTGGAAAAGGCGTACCAAGTGGCGAGCGACGCTCACCTTGGTCAGTATCGCTTAAGTGGTGAAGATTATATTTGTCACCCGGTTGCCGTTGCACTCATTTTGAGTCATATGAAATTGGATGTTGACTGTATTATGGCGGCACTTATGCACGACGTGTTAGAGGATACGGAGACAACATTTGATGACCTAGAGGCTTCTTTTAACAAGGACGTTGCGGGTCTTGTTGAGGCGGTTAGTAAGCTAACGAAAATTAATTTTAAAACCCGCGAAGAGGCGCAAGCTGAAAATATGCGCAAGATGTTTTTGGCCATGGCAAAAGACTTACGGGTGATTATTATTAAGCTCGCTGATCGTTTACATAATATGCGAACAATTAGCGTTATGAAGCCGGCGAGTAAGCGGCGTATTGCCAAAGAAACACTCGATATTTATGCGCCGATCGCACATAGATTAGGTATGCATGAGTTTCGACTTGAGTTAGAGGACTTAAGTTTTGAGGCGATGTTCCCTCGGCGTAAAGCCATCATCTCCAAAAGCATTAAAAAAGCCCGAGGAAACAGAAAAGAGGTCGTTGATAAAGTTGAAAAGTTACTGATAGATGGTTTTTTAGAGACTAACTTTCCTGGCGTGATAAGCGGTCGTGAAAAGAATTTGTATAGCATTTATCGGAAGATGAAGCGACAAAGCATACCGTTTAACGAAGTGTTTGATGTGTACGCGTTTAGGGTGATTGTAGAAACCAAGGGGGAGTGCTATCAAGCACTCGGTGTGCTACATAATTTATTTAAACCTATCCCGGGAAAGTTTAAAGATTACATTGCATTGCCAAAGAGTAATGGCTATCAGTCATTGCATACCGTTTTAGTGGGACCTTTCGGCGTACCAATCGAGCTTCAAATTAGAACCCTTGAGATGAATAGGGTAGCTGAATCAGGTATTGCCGCACACTGGCTATATAAAACAACAGATGTTGTGCATGACACTCAAGTTAGAGCGCATGAGTGGCTAAGGAATTTGTTAGAAACCCAAAAAGACTCAGAGGACTCGTTTGAGTTTATTGATACCTTAAAGGTGGCTTTATTTCCGACAGAGATTTTTGTTTTTTCTCCAAAAGGGAAAATTGTTAAATTGCCTAAAGGTTCAACTGCCGTTGATTTTGCATTTGCGGTACATACGGATGTTGGTATGACCTGCGCTGGGGCGAAAATAAATAGAAGAATGGAACCTTTGCATACGGTGCTTAGAAATGGGCAAACGGTTGAAATCATGACCAGTGACTTTGCTGTCTGTAACCCTAACTGGTTGAACTTTGTTGTTACAAATAAGGCGAGGCACGCTATTCGTCATCACCTAAAAGAATTTAAAGAGCGTGATGCCATCGCCTTAGGTGGTCAACTGTTGAATGCTGAGTTTACAAGCGCGGGCTTGAATTTTGGTGAGCTCGACCCTGAGCAGCTGAACGCATTTTTGGATGAACAACAAATCGGCTCGCTGGACGCCTTGCTGATGGATTTGGGGTTTGGTAATCGTATGCCCTTATTAGTCGCTCAGCATCTAATGATGGCGGCAGGCGCGGAGGAATCGCCGATAGATATTGCTAAAGGCAAACAGTCCACGGCAACACTCAATATTCACGGTGCAGACGGTATGCTTATTAACCTAGGTACCTGCTGTAGGCCCGTTCCGGGTGATAAAATTATTGGCTTCTTTAACCCTGGACGAGGTGTCGTGGTGCACCGAATTCATTGCAAAAACACCAGGGAGTTCAAGCGTAAACATAAAAACTGGTTGAGCGTGCAATGGTCAGACCTAGTTGAAGGTGATTTTAGTTCAGACCTTGCTTTAGAATTAAAGAATGAACGCGGTGTTTTAGCGGCCATTACTTCAATATTCTCATCATATGATTGTAATATTGAAAACATAAAAATAGCGTCGCGTTCAGAAGATGCTTCAAGTGATGTTTTTACTATTACAGTGCGTGATCGGAAACATTTGGCTCGAGTGATGCGCCGTTTACGGGGACTTTCGGCACTGACAAAAATAACTCGAATTAGGAACTAA
- the rpoZ gene encoding DNA-directed RNA polymerase subunit omega, which translates to MARVTVSDCLEKVDNRFDLVLLASRRARQIMDGAEPSLELENDKPTVVALREIAAGNITEDVLDLVDNPPIEELFIDEEDSTEQAVTEEGSVS; encoded by the coding sequence ATGGCACGTGTAACAGTTTCTGATTGTCTTGAAAAAGTAGACAACCGTTTTGATTTGGTTTTATTGGCTTCAAGACGTGCGCGCCAAATTATGGATGGCGCAGAGCCAAGCCTTGAGCTTGAAAATGATAAGCCAACCGTTGTTGCCTTAAGAGAGATTGCGGCAGGGAATATTACAGAAGACGTTTTGGATTTAGTGGATAACCCACCAATTGAAGAACTGTTTATCGATGAAGAAGACTCTACTGAACAAGCAGTTACAGAAGAAGGCTCAGTCAGCTAA
- the gmk gene encoding guanylate kinase has protein sequence MTTVGQLFIVSAPSGAGKTSLVKALLESVSGVEVSVSHTTRAARSGETEGVDYNFIDADGFQRLVEHHGFLEHASVFGNSYGTSKALVEAKLAQGIDIILEIDWQGAQQIRDVMENCCSIFVLPPSKQVLEERLRRRGQDSDDIIEERMCTAVDEMSHYNEYDFLVVNDDFEIALNEIVGVVKSQRLLIQRGSHTHSALINQLLN, from the coding sequence ATGACGACAGTAGGGCAATTGTTTATCGTGTCAGCACCATCGGGTGCGGGTAAAACAAGCCTAGTGAAAGCGTTGTTAGAGTCGGTTTCTGGTGTAGAAGTCTCGGTTTCTCATACGACGAGGGCAGCAAGGTCGGGCGAAACAGAAGGTGTGGATTACAATTTCATCGACGCAGATGGCTTTCAGCGGCTTGTTGAGCATCATGGTTTTTTAGAGCACGCGAGTGTTTTTGGTAATTCATACGGTACATCGAAAGCACTGGTTGAAGCGAAACTGGCCCAAGGTATCGATATTATTCTTGAGATAGATTGGCAAGGAGCGCAACAAATACGTGATGTCATGGAAAATTGCTGCTCGATCTTTGTTTTACCGCCGTCTAAGCAAGTGCTAGAAGAGCGGTTGAGAAGGCGTGGGCAAGACAGTGATGACATCATCGAAGAACGGATGTGCACAGCGGTTGATGAAATGTCACATTACAATGAATATGACTTTCTAGTTGTTAACGATGATTTCGAGATTGCGTTGAACGAAATAGTGGGGGTTGTGAAGTCGCAGCGACTACTGATACAACGAGGAAGCCACACCCATTCAGCATTGATAAATCAGCTACTTAATTAA
- a CDS encoding argininosuccinate synthase produces the protein MSKQEVNKVVLAYSGGLDTSVILKWLEDVYGCEVVTFTADLGQGEEVEPARAKAVSYGIKEIYIDDLKEEFVRDFVFPMFRANTIYEGEYLLGTSIARPLISKRLIEIANETGADAISHGATGKGNDQVRFELGAYALKPDVKIIAPWREWDLTSRESLLDYAEKAGIAVEMKRGKKSPYSMDANLLHISYEGDILEDPWVEPEEDMWRWSVSPEAAPSDATYIELEYKAGDIVAIDGQAMSPATVLAELNRVGGANGIGRADIVENRYVGMKARGCYETPGGTIMLKAHRAIESITLDREVTHLKDELMPRYASLIYNGYWWSPEREMLQTMIDASQVTVNGRIRLKLYKGNVIVVGRESSTDSLFDENIATFEDDGGAYDQKDAEGFIKLNALRMRIAARKRS, from the coding sequence ATGTCAAAGCAAGAAGTGAATAAAGTTGTTTTAGCCTATTCAGGTGGATTAGATACGTCCGTTATTCTTAAGTGGTTGGAAGATGTATACGGTTGTGAAGTGGTTACATTTACGGCCGATTTGGGTCAAGGCGAAGAAGTTGAGCCAGCTCGCGCAAAAGCGGTGTCGTATGGTATCAAAGAAATTTATATCGATGATCTGAAAGAAGAGTTCGTTCGTGACTTTGTGTTTCCAATGTTTAGAGCCAATACCATTTATGAAGGTGAGTACCTTCTTGGTACGTCTATTGCGCGGCCGCTTATTTCCAAACGTTTAATTGAAATTGCCAACGAAACGGGTGCTGATGCTATTTCGCATGGCGCAACTGGAAAAGGCAATGACCAAGTGCGTTTTGAACTCGGTGCGTATGCGCTGAAACCAGACGTAAAAATTATCGCGCCATGGCGTGAATGGGATTTAACCTCACGTGAGTCGCTATTGGACTATGCTGAAAAAGCAGGTATTGCGGTTGAAATGAAACGCGGTAAAAAATCACCGTATTCAATGGATGCCAATTTGCTACATATTTCCTATGAAGGCGATATTTTAGAAGACCCATGGGTTGAGCCTGAAGAAGACATGTGGCGTTGGTCGGTATCGCCAGAAGCGGCGCCGAGCGACGCAACGTACATTGAACTTGAGTACAAAGCGGGTGATATTGTTGCGATTGATGGGCAGGCGATGTCTCCCGCAACAGTGCTGGCAGAGTTGAACAGAGTCGGTGGTGCTAATGGTATTGGTCGTGCAGATATAGTAGAAAATCGCTATGTCGGTATGAAAGCCCGTGGTTGCTACGAAACACCGGGTGGCACCATTATGCTCAAAGCGCACAGAGCTATCGAGTCGATTACCTTGGATCGTGAGGTGACTCACCTTAAAGATGAGTTAATGCCGCGTTACGCTAGCCTTATCTATAATGGCTACTGGTGGAGCCCAGAGCGCGAAATGTTGCAAACCATGATCGATGCATCGCAAGTGACGGTGAATGGGCGTATTCGTTTGAAGCTTTATAAAGGGAATGTGATCGTTGTGGGGCGTGAGTCGTCAACAGATAGCTTGTTTGATGAAAATATTGCAACCTTCGAAGATGATGGTGGTGCATATGATCAAAAAGACGCAGAAGGCTTTATTAAATTAAATGCCCTGCGTATGCGCATTGCGGCAAGAAAGCGATCTTAG
- a CDS encoding OmpA family protein, which yields MKVINHTLSILAVILFSASTQAQQYQAPITHSQWQFSGNKVACSITHTIPQYGVGVFEQKSGERVNFTLQAKSYVPPIQTAMLSSVAPVWMHDAPSLKLATVEASAHQVEVNSDVSERMLQELSNGRFPQFNYETKQGGAAVSVVVSSVNFLDVMALFEACRQNLLPFSRKDVHQKLSLFNNLSTTITHKNRKLLSKAVTYVREAGPTERIDLIRGTDGFSVKDGRRVYDKRVQTLRDFLIKEGMPAEQVIALDDPEALDTPEGSVRIKVAGPEPFSHIYFRSGSTQLNKRDNTKLDYLLDYLRLQKPEGTLVLKGYSDSEGPRQANMAVSKKRINVIKQYLLAKGVKSEQIITKAYGESRPTSSNRYPTGRQLNRRVDISISG from the coding sequence ATGAAAGTAATTAATCACACGTTATCAATATTAGCGGTCATATTATTTAGCGCTAGTACGCAGGCGCAACAGTATCAAGCGCCGATTACTCATTCACAATGGCAATTTTCAGGTAACAAGGTGGCATGCTCAATAACGCATACCATTCCGCAGTATGGTGTGGGTGTTTTTGAACAAAAATCGGGCGAACGCGTTAACTTTACCTTACAAGCCAAGTCGTATGTGCCGCCAATTCAAACGGCCATGTTGAGTTCTGTGGCGCCGGTTTGGATGCATGATGCACCATCGTTAAAGTTAGCGACAGTTGAAGCTTCGGCGCATCAAGTAGAGGTCAATAGTGATGTGTCTGAAAGGATGTTACAGGAACTTTCTAACGGGCGTTTTCCGCAATTTAACTATGAAACTAAGCAAGGTGGCGCTGCGGTAAGTGTCGTTGTATCGTCAGTTAATTTTTTGGATGTGATGGCTCTGTTTGAGGCATGTCGTCAAAACTTACTGCCATTTAGTCGAAAAGATGTGCATCAAAAACTATCGTTATTCAATAATTTAAGTACAACAATCACACATAAAAACCGCAAACTTTTGAGTAAGGCGGTGACGTATGTGAGAGAGGCGGGCCCTACTGAGCGGATTGACCTTATTCGTGGTACAGACGGTTTTTCAGTCAAAGATGGCCGGCGAGTTTATGATAAGCGTGTGCAAACGTTACGTGACTTCTTAATTAAAGAAGGTATGCCCGCGGAGCAAGTTATTGCGCTTGATGACCCTGAAGCATTAGATACGCCTGAGGGCAGTGTGCGCATTAAGGTGGCTGGGCCAGAACCTTTCAGCCATATTTATTTTAGGTCGGGCTCAACTCAGTTAAATAAGCGTGACAATACAAAATTGGACTATTTGTTGGACTATTTGCGCCTACAAAAACCAGAAGGTACCCTCGTGCTTAAGGGGTATAGTGATAGTGAAGGGCCGCGTCAGGCTAATATGGCGGTGTCTAAAAAACGTATTAATGTGATTAAGCAATATTTGCTAGCAAAAGGGGTTAAGTCCGAGCAAATTATTACGAAAGCGTATGGCGAAAGTAGGCCAACCAGCAGCAATCGTTATCCAACAGGACGCCAATTGAATAGGCGCGTTGATATTTCAATTTCAGGGTAG